A portion of the Stigmatella aurantiaca DW4/3-1 genome contains these proteins:
- the lgt gene encoding prolipoprotein diacylglyceryl transferase: MSYYLHDLAPFLFRYTDGQSEVFAARWDGLAYLVGFALALLLLKRFATRGYLQLERKEVFDFTSTVALLGVLLGGRLGYLVLYDWERFSGNLGLLFQLSQGGTSFHGGVLGVAVVTGFMARKHSLSWVHLGDNLVTVAPIGLFLGRLASFMDGDLFGRVTQVPWAVRFPAEIHLASFQPVQATRLAVERLPVSSFDIMQVAHSVPQVMDALLLILNPRHPSQLYAAALEGLLLFIVLYAVRTRARQPPEGLLCGLFFLLHAVFHVGVGFLREPRDGDPMWWGLSQGQLFSLPMFAVGLMMLGWSLSRRAHPAGLLAQEPGAANGPC, encoded by the coding sequence ATGTCCTACTACCTCCACGATCTCGCCCCCTTTCTCTTCCGCTACACCGATGGGCAGAGTGAAGTCTTCGCGGCCCGGTGGGATGGACTCGCCTACCTGGTAGGGTTTGCCCTTGCGCTCCTCTTGCTCAAGCGCTTCGCCACCCGGGGCTATCTCCAACTCGAGCGGAAGGAGGTCTTCGACTTCACCAGCACCGTCGCCCTCCTGGGGGTCCTGCTGGGCGGACGTCTGGGGTATCTGGTGTTGTATGACTGGGAGCGCTTCTCTGGGAACTTGGGGCTGCTGTTCCAGCTCAGCCAGGGCGGGACCTCCTTTCACGGAGGCGTGCTCGGCGTGGCCGTGGTGACCGGATTCATGGCGCGCAAACACTCCCTCTCCTGGGTGCACCTGGGCGACAACCTGGTGACCGTGGCGCCCATCGGGCTTTTCCTGGGCCGCCTCGCCAGCTTCATGGATGGGGACCTGTTCGGACGGGTCACCCAGGTGCCTTGGGCGGTGCGCTTCCCGGCGGAGATTCATCTCGCGTCCTTCCAGCCCGTCCAGGCCACCCGGCTCGCCGTGGAGCGCCTGCCCGTGAGCAGCTTCGACATCATGCAGGTGGCCCACTCAGTGCCTCAGGTCATGGACGCGTTGCTCCTCATCCTCAACCCGCGTCACCCCTCGCAGCTCTACGCGGCCGCCCTCGAGGGGCTGCTTCTCTTCATCGTCCTCTATGCGGTGCGCACCCGCGCCCGGCAGCCGCCGGAGGGCCTGCTCTGCGGCCTTTTCTTCCTCCTTCATGCCGTGTTCCACGTCGGGGTGGGCTTCTTGCGCGAGCCCCGGGATGGGGACCCGATGTGGTGGGGGCTCAGCCAAGGCCAGCTCTTCTCCCTGCCCATGTTCGCCGTGGGGCTGATGATGCTCGGGTGGAGTCTCTCCCGCCGCGCCCACCCGGCCGGACTCCTCGCGCAGGAGCCAGGCGCTGCGAACGGGCCTTGTTGA